CGAATCTAAAAGTGCGTTCAGTGTATATATCTGTATGTTACTCAAGTCTTTGCTTCTGTTACTATCTCGTCTTGATTAGCCTCTGTGCTTTCTCTAGGCAGTTCTGTGTTCTgacttctccttcttcttcgttcCTAATTAAACATTCATCAAAACCATTTATATTAACACTAtcgtttaaaaattatttctatagATACCTCTCTAGACATGACAGGGTATTCATCTGATTCAAGCATTCTAGCCACTTGACTCATCGTTGGCCTCTTGTCTGCATCAGGATCAACACATCTCAAAGCTGTCAAAAGCGCTCGTTTAAGTTCGCTCTTCGATGGTTTGATCTCAATCTCTTTATCCACCACTTCTTCAAACTGTTTCTGCTGAACCATTAACTTCAACCACTCCACCATATGCAcctaaacacacacacacacatttcaTGAAACAAGATCAACCTCTGACTCACGTCCTCTCTATTTCAAAGTGTGTGAGTTCTTTGCATTACCTCTTCTTTAGGTCTTTCATAATCCACTGGGTACCTTCCAGTAATAGCTTCCAAGAGAACAACACCAAAGCTGTACACATCGCTCTTCTCGTTTAGGAGACCAGAGTTTGCGTATTCAGGCGCCACATATCTGAATATTAAACATAGAAAAAATgtgagattattatttttttttttgaaaagaccCATAGAGATTATTTAAAGCTACAATTTGTATAACTCACCCGAATGTACCCATAACACGAGTACTCACGTAACTACTATCAGCTCCAAGTAGTTTAGCAAGACCAAAATCAGATAACTTGGCGTCGAAGTTTTCATCCATAAGTATATTGCCTGATTTGATGTCTCTATGCACCACTTTCGGCTCAATAGCTTCGTGAAGGTAAGCCAGCCTGTTTCAGCCGCAACACATTCTGATAAGCTTACACTACCAGAAATTAACAAGAATCATCATAACGCTTAATTACGCTTTAGCAGTGCCAACAAGAACTTTGATCCGTGCCTCCCACGTGAGATGCCTTTGGTGATTCATGTCTCCGTGTAGCCATTGCTCTAAGTTCCCATTCTTCACGTACTCATAAACTAGCATTCTATGTGTTCCTTCAACGCAATATCCAAGAAGCCGAACTAAGTTCTTGTGCCTGACATGTCCTATTGCTTCCACTTCAACTCTGAAGTCTTTATCAGCTTGTCCTCTGAATGAAACAGCAAGAATGCCAATCTCAGATATCATGAGCAATAGGACTGGTTATATTATCTGAAACCGAAAACCGGAACGGAACCGGAAAACTACATGATTGAAACTTACAAAAACCCAAAAGATTCATATTTCTCCAAACTCggaaaaccaaaaccgaaccgaaactcAATACATGAAATACAATTCATTTAgctaaaaaatagttatatttagttataaacttgtaaaataacaatatatctaaaaatataatttataaaccgaAAGTTATTCAAAAAAGAACGAAAtacccaatattttttttctatttttcaggTTTAACtcaggtttt
This window of the Brassica oleracea var. oleracea cultivar TO1000 unplaced genomic scaffold, BOL UnpScaffold00763, whole genome shotgun sequence genome carries:
- the LOC106320015 gene encoding probable receptor-like protein kinase At3g17420 isoform X1, which gives rise to MASELKQTLTKRYGALQLWEIVVIALFAAFILILALSVWLSFRKKSRRSNFTQLPLTQTPHLPEEIKDISVDHVLSNNNGTSHQTLDERFSERDIENGDGNYSGSLEKKTAVGSHLSPATTPSAAAHSPLSGLPEGSHIGWGHWFTLRDLQLATNHFSKENIIGDGGYGVVYHGTLANKTPVAVKKLLNNPGQADKDFRVEVEAIGHVRHKNLVRLLGYCVEGTHRMLVYEYVKNGNLEQWLHGDMNHQRHLTWEARIKVLVGTAKALAYLHEAIEPKVVHRDIKSGNILMDENFDAKLSDFGLAKLLGADSSYVSTRVMGTFGYVAPEYANSGLLNEKSDVYSFGVVLLEAITGRYPVDYERPKEEVHMVEWLKLMVQQKQFEEVVDKEIEIKPSKSELKRALLTALRCVDPDADKRPTMSQVARMLESDEYPVMSREERRRRRSQNTELPRESTEANQDEIVTEAKT
- the LOC106320015 gene encoding probable receptor-like protein kinase At3g17420 isoform X2, which gives rise to MASELKQTLTKRYGALQLWEIVVIALFAAFILILALSVWLSFRKKSRRSNFTQLPLTQTPHLPEEIKDISVDHVLSNNNGTSHQTLDERFSERDIENGDGNYSGSLEKKTAVGSHLSPATTPSAAAHSPLSGLPEGSHIGWGHWFTLRDLQLATNHFSKENIIGDGGYGVVYHGTLANKTPVAVKKLLNNPGQADKDFRVEVEAIGHVRHKNLVRLLGYCVEGTHRMLVYEYVKNGNLEQWLHGDMNHQRHLTWEARIKVLVGTAKALAYLHEAIEPKVVHRDIKSGNILMDENFDAKLSDFGLAKLLGADSSYVSTRVMGTFGYVAPEYANSGLLNEKSDVYSFGVVLLEAITGRYPVDYERPKEEVHMVEWLKLMVQQKQFEEVVDKEIEIKPSKSELKRALLTALRCVDPDADKRPTMSQVARMLESDEYPVMSREKKEKSEHRTA